In Bacteroidota bacterium, the following are encoded in one genomic region:
- a CDS encoding MgtC/SapB family protein produces MLPSWSPEQVSALWDLVLALLLGALMGIEREFSMLRHQGRTIASLWPAGLRTFMLLSLMGALAVLLNRSLPGSYGIVLGAVALLTAAGYVMASRRGQEADADVGATTEAAMLAAFLIGSLVGLGLRGVAVSAAVLVTAVLAIKRPAQHIAGSLEEVDLIAGLRFAVVALVVLPVLPDRSYGPFGVLNPQQIGLMAVLIAGIGFAGYVLVRTIGPERGLGLSGLLGGLVSSTAVTLAFTHRSREQPELAHALALGIGLACSILFVRLLVVIGVVYAPLLRAMAPALLSLFAVGMLVGLGPVLRARRRARQEAQAATPLTVRNPARLWPAFQFALLYAAVLVLTKAAQTYYGDQGLLLASVLSGIADLDAITLSVTNLFRTGSISAETARTAIIIAAVTNTLAKLALVLALGSVSLKRQTAPILGAIAALGLLLSWAF; encoded by the coding sequence ATGCTGCCGAGCTGGAGCCCTGAGCAGGTAAGCGCCCTCTGGGATCTTGTGCTGGCGCTGCTGCTGGGTGCGCTCATGGGTATAGAGCGGGAGTTTTCCATGCTGCGGCATCAGGGGCGCACGATAGCCTCTTTATGGCCAGCTGGACTTCGGACGTTTATGCTCTTAAGCCTTATGGGCGCGCTGGCGGTCCTGTTGAACCGATCGCTTCCGGGCAGCTACGGGATCGTTTTGGGCGCCGTGGCCCTGTTGACGGCTGCCGGCTACGTAATGGCCTCCCGAAGGGGCCAAGAGGCCGATGCAGACGTGGGGGCCACAACCGAGGCGGCCATGCTGGCCGCCTTTCTCATCGGCTCGCTTGTGGGTTTGGGGTTGCGCGGCGTGGCCGTATCGGCCGCCGTGCTTGTGACCGCGGTGCTGGCCATCAAAAGACCGGCCCAGCACATAGCCGGGTCACTTGAAGAGGTGGACCTGATCGCCGGGCTGCGCTTTGCCGTCGTGGCCTTGGTCGTGTTGCCGGTGCTGCCCGATCGATCTTACGGGCCCTTTGGCGTGCTCAACCCGCAGCAGATCGGGCTTATGGCGGTGCTTATCGCGGGGATAGGGTTTGCTGGATATGTGCTGGTGCGGACAATCGGTCCGGAGCGCGGCCTGGGTCTGAGCGGACTTCTGGGGGGGCTGGTCTCGAGCACGGCCGTCACGTTGGCCTTCACCCACCGCAGCCGAGAACAGCCCGAGCTAGCCCACGCGCTGGCTTTGGGTATAGGCCTGGCCTGCTCGATTCTTTTCGTTCGCCTGCTTGTCGTCATAGGGGTTGTTTACGCGCCCCTGCTTAGAGCGATGGCCCCGGCTCTGCTCAGCCTGTTTGCCGTGGGTATGCTGGTCGGCCTGGGCCCGGTCCTTCGTGCGCGACGCCGAGCCCGGCAGGAGGCCCAAGCCGCAACCCCGTTGACCGTGCGCAACCCGGCTCGGCTGTGGCCGGCGTTTCAGTTCGCCCTGCTTTACGCTGCCGTGCTCGTGCTCACCAAGGCCGCGCAGACCTACTACGGTGATCAGGGCCTGCTGCTTGCGAGCGTGCTGAGCGGGATCGCGGACTTGGACGCCATCACGCTAAGCGTAACCAACCTGTTCCGCACCGGCTCTATCTCGGCTGAAACCGCCCGCACAGCGATTATCATCGCCGCCGTGACCAACACGCTCGCTAAGCTAGCCCTGGTGTTGGCTTTGGGCTCCGTGAGTTTAAAGCGCCAGACAGCGCCTATTTTGGGCGCTATCGCGGCCCTGGGCCTCCTGCTGAGCTGGGCCTTTTAG
- a CDS encoding YifB family Mg chelatase-like AAA ATPase → MYARVRSGAVYGIEAVPVQVEVHLAAGQPGMTVVGLPDNAVKESRERVRAAIKNSGFGFPRRHVVINLAPADLRKEGSAFDLPVAVGILAADGLVPPEVLADHVLLGELSLDGELRPVRGVLPVAVLARQGSGQRLIVPAQNAAEAAVVEGVSVLAARHLQQVLAHLRGERLLEPVHVDVQRLFQEAQHEGPDFADVRGQHAVKRALEIAAAGGHNVLMVGPPGSGKTLLAQRLPTILPPLTLEEALETTKIHSIAGKLPAGTALIGVRPFRAPHHTISDAGLVGGGSTPMPGEISLAHNGVLFLDELPEFPRSVLELLRQPLEERRITLSRARTAVTYPANFMLVAAMNPCPCGHLGNPYKDCTCTPSQVQRYLAKLSGPLLDRLDIHIEVSPVPYSDLASRIDGESSAAIRERVMAARLRQLERFRDTAGVYANAHMDTRLVRRFCPLTAEGEALMKQAIARLGLSARAYDRILKVARTIADLDGDERIQPVHLAEAIQYRSLDRDRYFR, encoded by the coding sequence ATGTACGCCAGAGTGCGCAGCGGGGCCGTATACGGCATTGAAGCCGTGCCCGTGCAGGTAGAGGTGCACCTTGCGGCCGGGCAACCCGGCATGACTGTCGTGGGGCTTCCGGATAATGCAGTAAAGGAAAGCCGAGAACGGGTGCGGGCGGCGATCAAAAACAGCGGCTTTGGCTTTCCCAGGCGGCATGTGGTCATCAACCTGGCCCCTGCGGATCTGCGCAAGGAGGGCTCGGCTTTTGATCTGCCGGTTGCCGTGGGCATTCTGGCGGCTGACGGGCTTGTGCCGCCGGAGGTCTTAGCGGATCACGTGCTCCTGGGGGAGCTTTCTCTGGATGGCGAGCTGCGGCCCGTTCGGGGGGTGCTGCCGGTAGCTGTTCTGGCGCGTCAAGGGTCTGGGCAACGGCTCATCGTTCCAGCCCAAAACGCGGCCGAGGCGGCCGTGGTTGAGGGCGTATCGGTCCTGGCCGCCCGGCACCTTCAGCAGGTGCTGGCCCATCTACGCGGAGAGCGCTTGCTGGAACCTGTGCACGTGGACGTACAGAGGCTTTTTCAAGAGGCGCAGCACGAAGGGCCCGACTTCGCCGACGTGCGGGGGCAGCACGCCGTCAAGCGAGCGCTGGAGATCGCCGCCGCTGGGGGGCATAACGTGCTCATGGTCGGCCCCCCGGGCTCGGGAAAAACCCTATTGGCCCAACGTCTGCCCACGATTTTACCCCCGCTTACGCTAGAGGAAGCCCTTGAGACCACCAAGATTCATTCGATTGCGGGCAAGCTGCCCGCCGGAACAGCGCTGATCGGCGTGCGGCCTTTTCGGGCCCCGCACCATACGATCTCGGACGCCGGGCTTGTCGGCGGAGGCTCTACGCCCATGCCAGGGGAGATATCGTTGGCGCACAACGGGGTGTTGTTCCTAGACGAGCTGCCGGAGTTCCCCCGCTCCGTGCTCGAGCTGCTCCGCCAGCCCTTAGAGGAGCGCAGGATCACCTTAAGCCGAGCTCGAACCGCCGTTACGTATCCGGCAAACTTCATGCTCGTGGCGGCGATGAACCCCTGTCCATGCGGGCATCTGGGCAATCCATATAAAGACTGCACCTGCACCCCAAGCCAGGTTCAACGCTACTTGGCCAAACTTTCGGGTCCGCTCCTGGACCGACTGGACATTCACATCGAGGTGAGCCCGGTGCCTTATAGCGATTTGGCCTCGCGGATCGATGGAGAGTCCTCGGCGGCCATCCGAGAGCGCGTCATGGCGGCGCGGCTCCGGCAACTGGAGCGCTTTCGGGACACGGCGGGGGTGTACGCCAACGCGCACATGGACACGCGTTTGGTACGCCGCTTCTGCCCGCTTACAGCCGAGGGCGAGGCGCTCATGAAACAAGCCATCGCCCGGCTCGGGCTCTCGGCGCGAGCGTATGATCGCATCCTCAAGGTGGCCCGCACGATCGCCGATTTGGACGGAGACGAAAGAATCCAGCCCGTCCACCTGGCCGAGGCCATCCAATACCGCAGCCTAGATCGGGACCGATACTTTCGATAG
- a CDS encoding Trm112 family protein yields MLPAELLELLRCPACARHTGGRLYYHRNAWLICWDCARKYPVRDGIAIMLLEEGERWRALLPEELPVPPPES; encoded by the coding sequence ATGCTGCCCGCCGAGCTGCTCGAGCTTTTGCGCTGTCCGGCCTGTGCGCGCCACACGGGAGGAAGACTATATTACCACCGCAATGCGTGGCTGATCTGCTGGGATTGTGCGCGCAAATACCCGGTGCGCGACGGGATCGCCATAATGCTCCTGGAGGAGGGTGAGCGCTGGCGTGCGCTGCTTCCTGAAGAGCTTCCCGTGCCGCCCCCTGAGTCCTAG
- a CDS encoding TlpA family protein disulfide reductase — MRSYWLLLPILIAACGRPRISPVIEGRFVGALPGQAFDVTLVRFDPDRQDLDTLAQTRTDTTQHHFRMALRGLAPDRYVLLFSYGPALVANTWVILKRDETVRLEIRVPEFTVRAVGSPENEAWQQLMGLVALAQQSLSQKTQTDTTGGMELKQEALAQRRAFLSFAQEHARLEAARDARLYAVMVLYPALPDSFLEVARRELDPNHPSYGAALENVRLVLTERKPPREALAYWKSLRERVAKARYTASKAAVEYHLASLYAGAGQLDSARGVLRGLVERYPQTRWAKTAQDILYELDFLTEGAQAPDFTATDIEGRSVSLRQFRGKVVLLDFWATWCQPCLEELPNVKALWRRYRDRGFVIIGVSLDEDVRAWKRFVREQQLDWVHIGDGSGWRHALVQQYRVQAIPATFLLDRQGKIIARNLRGPDLERAVAQALEGS; from the coding sequence GTGCGCAGCTACTGGTTGCTTTTGCCGATCCTGATTGCGGCCTGCGGGCGGCCTCGTATCTCTCCCGTGATCGAAGGCCGTTTTGTGGGCGCCCTGCCCGGACAAGCCTTCGATGTGACGCTGGTGCGCTTTGACCCGGATCGCCAAGACCTGGATACCCTGGCCCAGACACGCACGGACACCACCCAGCACCATTTCCGAATGGCGCTTAGAGGGCTCGCGCCAGACCGCTACGTGTTGCTGTTCTCTTACGGGCCGGCCTTGGTGGCCAACACCTGGGTGATCTTGAAGCGCGACGAAACGGTGCGGCTCGAAATCCGTGTGCCCGAGTTTACGGTGCGCGCCGTAGGCTCCCCCGAAAATGAGGCCTGGCAACAGCTCATGGGGCTGGTCGCGCTCGCCCAGCAAAGCCTATCCCAGAAGACCCAGACCGATACGACCGGCGGGATGGAGCTCAAACAAGAAGCCCTCGCGCAGCGCCGGGCTTTCCTCTCCTTCGCCCAGGAGCACGCGCGCCTGGAAGCCGCTCGGGATGCGCGCTTGTACGCCGTCATGGTGCTATACCCGGCTCTGCCGGATTCCTTCCTGGAGGTGGCCCGGCGAGAGCTCGACCCGAACCACCCCAGCTACGGGGCCGCGCTCGAAAACGTACGCCTGGTGCTAACGGAGCGAAAACCCCCTCGGGAGGCGCTCGCCTACTGGAAGTCCCTGCGCGAGCGCGTGGCCAAAGCGCGCTACACCGCCTCCAAGGCCGCCGTGGAATACCATCTGGCCTCTCTTTACGCCGGAGCGGGGCAGCTGGACTCGGCCAGAGGCGTGCTGCGCGGGCTTGTGGAGCGTTATCCCCAGACGCGTTGGGCTAAAACAGCTCAGGACATCCTCTATGAACTGGATTTTCTGACCGAGGGCGCTCAGGCGCCGGATTTTACGGCCACCGATATCGAGGGCCGATCCGTGTCGCTGCGCCAATTTCGCGGTAAGGTGGTGCTCCTGGACTTTTGGGCCACCTGGTGTCAGCCCTGTTTGGAGGAGCTTCCTAACGTCAAAGCCCTTTGGCGCCGGTATCGGGACAGGGGGTTTGTGATCATCGGCGTATCTCTGGACGAGGACGTGCGGGCTTGGAAGCGCTTCGTACGAGAGCAGCAGCTGGACTGGGTTCATATCGGCGATGGCTCTGGCTGGCGGCATGCGCTTGTGCAGCAGTACCGCGTACAGGCGATCCCCGCTACGTTCTTGCTTGATCGGCAAGGCAAGATCATCGCGCGCAACCTGCGCGGGCCGGACCTGGAACGCGCCGTAGCCCAAGCTCTGGAGGGATCCTGA
- a CDS encoding TetR family transcriptional regulator has translation MSSATRERLLKAAEELFGEYGFDATSVRAIGERAGVNPALVHYYFGSKVNLLAALLAQRSTALRATLWAASRAEPMDLWDRLRVVLEAYMRAFYDHHLLVRLVFRELALRQRPELTEALVQLIEPLREPLYAILSEGVHRGRFHPVDPDLVWLTVMGALLMPLVNRPMASALFGWEPGSLEPYPEAFRARLHRHLWDTLKAMLHPPGARGSPYGC, from the coding sequence ATGAGCAGCGCGACGCGGGAGCGGTTGCTTAAAGCGGCCGAAGAGCTTTTTGGCGAATACGGCTTTGATGCCACCTCCGTGCGGGCGATCGGCGAGCGGGCTGGCGTTAACCCCGCTTTGGTGCACTACTATTTCGGATCCAAGGTGAACCTACTAGCCGCTCTGCTGGCTCAGCGCTCCACGGCGTTGCGCGCCACCTTATGGGCCGCCAGCAGAGCGGAGCCCATGGATCTCTGGGATCGGCTCCGGGTCGTGCTGGAGGCTTACATGCGGGCCTTCTACGATCATCATCTGCTGGTCCGGCTCGTGTTTCGGGAGCTCGCCTTACGCCAACGCCCCGAATTGACCGAAGCGTTGGTTCAGCTTATTGAACCCCTGCGAGAGCCTCTGTATGCGATCCTGAGCGAAGGCGTTCACAGGGGACGATTTCATCCCGTAGACCCGGACCTCGTCTGGCTTACCGTCATGGGCGCCTTGCTCATGCCCCTGGTCAACAGACCCATGGCCTCGGCTCTGTTTGGATGGGAGCCGGGTTCCCTTGAGCCGTATCCCGAGGCTTTTCGAGCGCGCTTGCACCGACACCTCTGGGATACGCTTAAGGCCATGCTGCATCCTCCGGGAGCTCGGGGTAGTCCATATGGCTGCTAG
- the tpiA gene encoding triose-phosphate isomerase: MRTPLVAANWKMHTVREEALRLGAAIVEGLRAIPSIVEVVLCPPFVFLEALRPVLAGSAVQLGAQNVHPEPQGAFTGEVSAPMLRSVGCAYVIVGHSERRRYFRETDSEIGRKVRAALQADLRPILCVGEELAERRSGRAQAVVEGQLEGALAALSDEALDRLVIAYEPVWAIGTGQNATPEEAQEMHAHIRAWARARWGDVAASGLRILYGGSLRPENALELFRQPDIDGGLVGGASLEAAAFLRIVQAAVTASVSVH, encoded by the coding sequence ATGCGCACGCCTCTTGTGGCGGCAAACTGGAAGATGCACACCGTGCGCGAGGAGGCCCTCCGACTGGGCGCCGCCATCGTAGAGGGTCTGCGCGCGATCCCCAGCATAGTGGAGGTGGTGCTCTGTCCTCCGTTTGTGTTTCTGGAAGCGCTTCGCCCCGTCTTGGCGGGCTCCGCCGTGCAACTGGGGGCGCAGAACGTGCACCCAGAACCCCAAGGCGCCTTTACGGGTGAGGTCTCCGCGCCCATGCTGCGCAGCGTGGGCTGCGCATATGTCATCGTGGGCCACTCGGAGCGGCGGCGCTACTTTAGGGAAACCGATTCGGAGATCGGCCGTAAGGTGCGCGCTGCTTTGCAGGCGGATCTGAGGCCCATTTTGTGCGTGGGCGAGGAGCTTGCGGAGCGTCGCTCGGGTCGGGCGCAGGCGGTCGTAGAGGGCCAACTAGAAGGCGCGCTCGCGGCTCTATCCGATGAGGCCCTCGATAGGCTTGTGATCGCTTATGAGCCCGTCTGGGCTATCGGCACCGGGCAAAACGCCACCCCAGAGGAGGCCCAAGAAATGCACGCCCATATACGAGCCTGGGCGCGTGCCCGATGGGGGGATGTGGCGGCAAGCGGCCTGCGCATCCTGTATGGGGGCAGCCTGAGGCCCGAAAACGCTCTTGAACTGTTTCGGCAGCCGGATATCGACGGGGGGCTTGTGGGGGGGGCGAGCCTAGAAGCCGCCGCCTTTCTGCGCATCGTGCAGGCGGCCGTTACCGCCTCCGTTTCGGTCCATTAG
- the gatB gene encoding Asp-tRNA(Asn)/Glu-tRNA(Gln) amidotransferase subunit GatB → MYPHPDYEAIIGLEVHAQLLTESKLFCACSTAFGEAPNANVCPICLGHPGVLPVLNERAVEFALRMGLATHCRIAARSWFARKNYFYPDLPKGYQISQYETPLCSDGYVEIEWENGQRKRVGILRIHLEEDAGKSLHDQDPYHTLVDLNRCGVPLIEIVSAPDLRSPQEAVAYLVALRQLVRYLGICDGNMEEGSLRCDANVSVRRRGSERLGTKTEIKNMNSFRFVERALAYEIERQIGLLERGLPVVQQTLLWDPVRMETRPMRTKEQAHDYRYFPEPDLVPICVTEALLERVRQALPEMPEARRQRFIEQYGLPEYDARILTETRELADYYEAVVAHTQHYKAASNWVMTQVLRVLNERSISVRDFPVPPAHLAALIRLRDQDLISSSAAQRIFEVMCDDPRDPETLARELNLLQVSDDAAIEPLVEAVLAEHPAEVEAYLRGKVGLLGFFVGQVMRASQGKANPQRTRELVLQKLRLRAEANGANA, encoded by the coding sequence ATGTATCCGCATCCGGATTACGAGGCGATCATCGGCCTAGAGGTGCATGCGCAGCTGCTGACCGAAAGCAAGCTCTTCTGCGCCTGTTCAACCGCATTTGGGGAGGCGCCCAACGCGAACGTCTGCCCGATCTGCTTGGGGCATCCGGGTGTGCTGCCGGTGCTCAATGAGCGTGCTGTCGAATTCGCCCTGCGTATGGGGCTTGCCACCCATTGTCGGATCGCCGCCCGCTCCTGGTTTGCCCGAAAAAACTACTTCTACCCCGATCTTCCGAAGGGCTATCAGATCTCCCAGTACGAGACCCCGCTGTGCTCAGACGGCTACGTGGAGATCGAGTGGGAAAACGGACAGCGCAAGCGGGTCGGCATCCTTCGTATCCATTTGGAGGAGGACGCGGGCAAGAGCCTGCACGATCAGGATCCGTATCATACACTTGTGGACCTAAACCGTTGCGGGGTGCCGCTTATCGAGATCGTAAGCGCGCCGGATCTGCGCTCCCCTCAGGAGGCCGTCGCCTACCTGGTTGCGCTTCGCCAGCTGGTGCGCTACCTCGGCATCTGTGACGGCAACATGGAGGAGGGCAGCTTGCGCTGCGACGCCAACGTTTCGGTCCGCCGTCGGGGCTCAGAGCGGCTCGGCACCAAGACCGAGATCAAAAACATGAACTCGTTTCGCTTCGTCGAGCGGGCCTTAGCCTACGAGATTGAGCGGCAAATTGGGCTCTTGGAGCGCGGCCTGCCCGTGGTGCAGCAGACGCTTCTGTGGGATCCGGTTCGGATGGAAACCCGCCCCATGCGGACCAAGGAGCAGGCCCACGATTACCGGTATTTTCCCGAGCCCGATCTGGTGCCGATTTGCGTAACGGAGGCGCTCTTAGAGCGCGTCCGCCAGGCGCTGCCCGAGATGCCAGAGGCCCGCCGGCAGCGCTTCATCGAGCAGTACGGACTGCCGGAATACGACGCCCGGATCCTAACCGAGACCCGCGAGTTGGCCGATTACTACGAGGCCGTTGTAGCCCACACGCAGCACTACAAGGCCGCCAGCAACTGGGTTATGACCCAGGTGCTGCGCGTGCTCAATGAGCGCTCCATCTCCGTTCGGGACTTTCCCGTTCCGCCCGCCCACTTGGCCGCCTTGATCCGGCTGCGGGATCAGGATCTTATTTCCAGCTCCGCTGCCCAACGCATCTTCGAAGTGATGTGCGACGATCCCCGAGATCCAGAAACCCTAGCCCGCGAGCTGAATCTGTTGCAGGTCTCCGACGATGCGGCCATTGAACCCCTAGTGGAGGCGGTCTTGGCCGAGCATCCGGCCGAGGTGGAAGCTTACCTGCGGGGTAAGGTGGGGTTGTTGGGCTTTTTCGTCGGACAGGTCATGCGGGCCAGTCAGGGCAAGGCCAATCCCCAACGCACCCGGGAGCTTGTGCTCCAGAAGCTTCGGTTGCGCGCGGAGGCCAACGGGGCGAACGCATGA
- the mtgA gene encoding monofunctional biosynthetic peptidoglycan transglycosylase, giving the protein MTPVWGRLWRRALGLLALGTPLIVLSGMASLTVLEPAETALMAQRRCEARLKGRTDYRIRYTFLPLSAMSRHLPRAAIAGEDGRFYAHWGIDWEALREAYERNVRRGRIVRGGSTITQQLVKNLYLWPDRSYVRKALELLLAPTLEVFLSKNRILELYLNIVEMGDGLFGVEQGARRYYGISAARVSREQAARLIAILPAPHRRNPHRMHQLSALILHRMAQRGW; this is encoded by the coding sequence ATGACCCCGGTATGGGGGCGTCTGTGGCGCCGCGCGTTAGGTTTGCTCGCGCTCGGAACGCCCTTGATTGTGCTATCTGGCATGGCCTCTCTTACGGTCTTGGAGCCGGCCGAGACCGCCCTTATGGCGCAGCGCCGCTGCGAGGCCCGGCTGAAGGGCCGAACGGACTACCGGATCCGGTATACGTTTCTGCCGCTTTCGGCCATGTCCCGGCACCTGCCCCGGGCCGCCATAGCCGGTGAAGACGGCCGTTTCTACGCACATTGGGGCATCGACTGGGAGGCGCTGCGGGAGGCCTATGAGCGCAACGTGCGCCGGGGTCGGATCGTGCGGGGGGGCAGCACGATCACGCAGCAGCTGGTCAAAAACCTCTATCTGTGGCCGGATCGCAGCTACGTGCGCAAGGCGTTGGAGCTCCTTTTGGCTCCGACCCTGGAGGTGTTCCTTTCTAAGAACCGGATCCTGGAGCTATATCTGAACATCGTCGAGATGGGCGATGGGCTATTTGGGGTCGAGCAAGGGGCGCGCCGCTACTACGGTATCTCGGCTGCCCGTGTGAGCCGTGAACAAGCCGCCCGCCTGATCGCCATTTTGCCCGCCCCGCATCGGCGCAACCCACATCGGATGCATCAGCTCTCGGCGCTCATCCTACACCGCATGGCCCAACGAGGCTGGTAG
- the greA gene encoding transcription elongation factor GreA — protein MSKPVYLTREGYEKLKQELQELRTKGRQEIAQRIAEARSYGDLSENSEYDAAKEAQSHLEMRIAKLEETLANARIIEEADLPRDRVYILSRVRIRNRQNGQELEVTLVSPEEADFKANKLSVTSPIGKELLGKRVGEVAVVRAPAGTIEYEILHIE, from the coding sequence ATGAGCAAGCCGGTATATTTGACTCGTGAAGGCTACGAAAAACTGAAACAAGAGCTGCAGGAGCTGCGCACCAAAGGGCGTCAGGAGATCGCGCAGCGCATTGCGGAGGCGCGCTCCTATGGGGATCTGAGCGAGAACTCTGAGTACGACGCGGCCAAGGAGGCCCAGAGCCACCTGGAGATGCGCATCGCCAAGCTGGAGGAAACGCTGGCCAACGCGCGCATCATCGAGGAGGCGGATCTACCCAGAGATCGGGTCTACATCCTGAGCCGCGTGCGCATCCGCAACCGGCAAAACGGGCAGGAGCTTGAGGTTACGTTGGTTTCGCCCGAGGAGGCGGATTTCAAAGCCAATAAACTATCTGTGACCTCTCCCATCGGCAAGGAGCTGCTGGGCAAACGCGTGGGCGAAGTGGCCGTTGTGCGAGCTCCGGCGGGCACGATCGAGTACGAGATCCTACACATCGAATAA
- a CDS encoding LptF/LptG family permease: protein MKSRLKLLDRYLGRQLLAVYWFLMGAFVAVFVLLDFVEHMDDFYDRAIPWRVVLGQYYAAYLPEMIKLVSPAAVFVATLFVSSRLAQRSELIAFRAAGVSPGRMLRPYAVLGLSVVLFMEFFNGWVVPRANRTRIAFENRYFMREGRLIEASNVFRQNGPTSFLGIGYFDRQERIGYSVVLQEFDRPFGALVRRIDAARMHWVDSLRRWRFEEVYEQRFLPEGVVLHERRSWDTTLALSPRDLARDERDVEQMTISEARSYLELLERTGASHIDRPRVDYYAKFAYPIANFVVILLGFPLASVRRRGGMALALTAGLLLSFAYMGLIKLFEPFGYEGELHPLLVVWAPHFCFALLGLGLLWRYR from the coding sequence ATGAAGAGCCGGCTAAAACTGCTGGATCGATACCTGGGCCGTCAGCTCCTGGCTGTGTACTGGTTCTTGATGGGGGCTTTCGTGGCGGTCTTTGTGCTTTTGGACTTTGTCGAGCACATGGATGATTTCTACGATCGGGCCATCCCGTGGCGGGTCGTTTTGGGTCAGTACTACGCCGCCTATCTCCCGGAGATGATCAAGCTTGTCAGCCCTGCTGCGGTCTTCGTAGCCACGCTCTTTGTGAGCAGCCGCCTGGCTCAGCGCTCCGAGCTGATCGCCTTTCGCGCCGCGGGGGTGAGCCCGGGCCGCATGCTGCGGCCGTATGCGGTCTTGGGCCTGAGCGTTGTGCTCTTCATGGAGTTCTTCAACGGATGGGTCGTGCCCCGGGCCAATCGTACCCGCATCGCCTTCGAGAACCGTTACTTCATGCGCGAAGGCCGCCTGATAGAGGCCAGCAACGTCTTTCGTCAGAACGGCCCCACGAGTTTTCTGGGCATCGGGTATTTCGACCGGCAGGAGCGGATCGGCTATAGCGTCGTGCTGCAGGAGTTCGATCGGCCGTTTGGCGCTCTGGTGCGCCGCATCGACGCCGCCCGCATGCACTGGGTCGACTCGCTGCGGCGCTGGCGTTTTGAAGAGGTCTACGAGCAGCGCTTCCTCCCGGAGGGCGTCGTACTCCACGAACGCCGCAGCTGGGATACCACGCTGGCGCTCTCCCCACGGGATCTGGCGCGCGACGAACGCGACGTGGAACAGATGACGATTTCCGAGGCCCGCTCATATCTGGAGCTTCTGGAGCGCACCGGAGCTAGCCACATCGATCGGCCGCGCGTGGACTACTACGCTAAATTCGCCTATCCGATCGCAAACTTTGTCGTGATCCTGCTGGGCTTTCCCCTGGCCTCCGTGCGCAGACGAGGCGGCATGGCCCTGGCCTTAACGGCCGGACTGCTGCTGAGTTTCGCCTACATGGGCCTGATTAAGCTTTTTGAGCCGTTCGGATACGAGGGGGAGCTACATCCGCTGCTTGTGGTCTGGGCGCCCCACTTCTGCTTCGCGCTGCTCGGGCTGGGGCTCCTGTGGCGCTATCGGTAG